A region of Betta splendens chromosome 13, fBetSpl5.4, whole genome shotgun sequence DNA encodes the following proteins:
- the trip12 gene encoding E3 ubiquitin-protein ligase TRIP12 isoform X2, translating into MSNRPNSNPGGSLRRSQRNTAAAQPQDHTVAGSNLTLSVASFVLQDDPETAGTSEQERSGHQSKSEGTRGLKRSEAPDQISTFGPTPPKKPKSLPPSRDNTSETKKGPAKSKKRSFASEPPASTGRGQGKKSGATGASPIQKRKKADSFPGLSSTAGSLPNRTEGRTAKPTKLASKSAASAKAGCSNVTDSSSSASTSSSSSTTGTNSATTQGARVKQGKDQTKARRSRSASSPSPRRSTREKEQAKSASSSKFEWPRFNPKVNLTKPKLSLPGSSKTETSKPGPSGIQAKIASLRKSTKKRSESPPAELPSFRRSTRQKTTGSCASTSRRGSGLGKRGAADARRQEKMADSDNNQDGANSSAARTDEASQGASASSSVAGAVGMTTSGESESDDSEMGRLQALLEARGLPPHLFGPLGPRMSQLFHRTIGSGASSKAQQLLQGLQATGDESQQLQAAIEMCQLLVMGNEETLGGFPVKSVVPALIALLQMEHNFDIMNHASRALTYMMEALPRSSAVVVDAIPVFLEKLQVIQFIDVAEQALTALEMLSRRHSKAILQAGGLADCLLYLEFFSINAQRNALAIAANCCQSITPDEFHFVADSLPLLTQRLTHQDKKSVESTCLCFARLVDNFQHEENLLQEVASRDLLTNIQQLLVVTPPVLSSGMFIMVVRMFSLMCSNCPCLAVQLMKQNIAETLRFLLCGVSNGSCQEQIELVPRSPQELYELTSLICELMPCLPREGIFAVDVMLKKGSAQTTEGAIWQWRDDRGLWHPYNRIDSRIIETAHQNGEDEISLSTLGRVYTIDFNSMQQINEDTGTARGIQRKPNPLANPNTGSHQEVRREDARAQLMKEDPELAKCFIKTLFGVLYEVYSSSAGPAVRHKCLRAILRIIYFADAELLKDVLRNHAVSSHIASMLSSQDLKIVVGSLQMAEILMQKLPDVFSVYFRREGVMHQVKNLAESESFLVTSPPKACPSGTASLCTISTASTTSANNATPDLGSPSFQHSMDDSLDLSPQGRLSDVLKRKRLPKRGPRRPKYSPPRDDDKVDNQAKSPTSTQSPKSSFLASLNPKTWGKLGAQTNNANSEPSRTAGVSGLARAPPKDTISNNRDKIKAWIKEQASKFVERYFNSENVDGSNPALNVLQRLCTATEQLNLQVDGGLECLVEISSIVSESDVSSFEIQHSGLVKQLLIYLTSNTDRDLLSRDMRLKRFLHVFAGCPVPGMEPLGRVDPAENGPYLALVHKMNSCLSQMEQFPVKVHDFPSGNGNGSRGSQALKFFNTHQLKCQLQRHPDCTNVKQWKGGPVKIDPLALVQAIERYLVVRGYGRIREEDEDSDDDGSDDEIDESLAAQFLNSGSVRHRLQFYIGDHLLPYNMTVYQAVRQYSLQAEEERESTDDEANPLGRAGIWTKTHTVWYKPVREDEDGSKDAVGGKRGRAQTAPTKTSPRNAKKQDELWHDGVCPSVTNPLESYLTSEPPETITFDDPSLEVNLLLRVLHSISRYWFYLYDNAACKEIIATSEFINSKLTAKANRQLQDPLVIMTGNIPTWLIELGKTCPFFFPFDTRQMLFYVTAFDRDRAMQRLLDTNPEINQSDSQDSRVAPRLDRKKRTINRDELLKQAESVMQDLGSSRAMLEIQYENEVGTGLGPTLEFYALVSQELQRADLGLWRGEEVTLANPKGSQEGTKYMFSSRGLFAVPFGRTTKPAHIAKIKMKFRFLGKLMAKAIMDFRLLDLPLGLPFYKWMLRHEASISSHDLVNIDPGVAKSIQHLEDIIRQKKKLEQDRSQTRETLQQALESLNMNGCSVEDLGLDFTLPGFPNIELKKGGKDVPVTIYNLEEYLRLVVYWTLNEGVSRQFESFREGFESVFPLHHLQYFYPEELDQLLCGSKSETWDVKTLMECCRPDHGYTHDSRAVRFLFEVLSSFDAEQQRLFLQFVTGSPRLPVGGFRSLNPPLTIVRKTFESTENPDDFLPSVMTCVNYLKLPDYSSIEIMREKLLIAAREGQQSFHLS; encoded by the exons ATGTCCAACCGGCCTAATTCCAATCCAGGGGGGTCACTGCGCCGTTCACAGAGGAACACTGCCGCGGCCCAGCCACAAGACCACACAGTCGCGGGAAG CAATCTTACTTTGTCGGTGGCTTCATTTGTCTTGCAAGACGACCCAGAGACTGCAGGGACATCGGAACAAGAGCGATCAGGCCACCAATCAAAGAGTGAAGGCACCCGAGGGCTAAAGCGAAGTGAAGCTCCTGACCAAATTAGTACCTTTGGACCGACCCCTCCCAAGAAGCCCAAATCACTCCCTCCATCCCGAGACAATACCTCAGAGACAAAGAAAGGTCCAGCTAAATCCAAGAAGAGGTCATTTGCATCAGAACCTCCTGCATCAACAGGTCGAGGGCAGGGTAAGAAGAGTGGGGCCACCGGGGCCTCACCAATCCAGAAACGCAAGAAAGCAGACTCTTTCCCCGGTCTAAGTAGTACCGCTGGGTCGCTCCCCAATCGTACTGAGGGCAGAACTGCAAAACCCACCAAGCTGGCGTCTAAATCGGCCGCCTCAGCCAAAGCTGGGTGTAGCAACGTGacagactcctcctcctctgcctccacctcttcGTCTTCTTCTACCACAGGCACCAACAGCGCCACCACGCAGGGTGCACGAGTCAAACAAGGAAAGGATCAAACCAAGGCACGTCGCTCTCGCTCTGCTTCGAGTCCCTCCCCACGTCGTAGTACCCGTGAAAAGGAGCAGGCTAAATCCGCCAGCTCTTCAAAGTTTGAGTGGCCACGCTTCAACCCCAAAGTCAACCTAACAAAACCCAAACTGTCCTTGCCCGGGTCCTCCAAAACTGAGACCTCCAAACCTGGGCCATCAGGAATACAAGCTAAGATAGCAA GTTTGAGGAAATCCACTAAGAAGCGCAGCgagtctcctccagcagagctccCCAGCTTTCGGCGGAGCACACGTCAGAAGACCACGGGCTCCTGTGCCAGCACTAG TCGGCGGGGCTCAGGCCTGGGCAAGCGCGGGGCAGCCGACGCTCGCCGACAGGAGAAAATGGCCGACTCCGACAACAACCAGGATGGGGCCAACTCATCAGCTGCTCGCACTGATGAGGCATCACAGGGAGCTTCAG CTTCAAGCTCCGTTGCTGGAGCAGTGGGCATGACCACCTCTGGAGAAAGTGAGTCTGATGACTCAGAAATGGGAAGGCTCCAAG CCCTTCTGGAGGCCAGAGGACTCCCTCCACATCTTTTCGGGCCCCTTGGACCTcgcatgtcacagctgtttcacaGGACCATAGGCAGTGGAGCCA GCTCCAAGGCTCAGCAGCTACTGCAGGGCCTGCAGGCCACAGGAGACGAGTCTCAGCAGCTTCAAGCCGCTATCGAGATGTGCCAGCTCCTGGTGATGGGCAACGAGGAAACGCTTGGCGGATTCCCTGTTAAAAGTGTGGTGCCCGCATTG ATTGCACTGCTACAAATGGAACATAATTTTGATATT ATGAATCATGCCTCTCGTGCACTCACATATATGATGGAGGCCCTCCCTCGGTCTTCTGCTGTGGTGGTCGATGCTATTCCTGTCTTCCTGGAGAAG CTTCAGGTGATCCAGTTTATTGACGTAGCAGAGCAGGCCCTAACTGCCTTGGAGATGTTGTCAAGGCGACACAGTAAAGCCATTTTGCAGGCT GGTGGACTCGCTGACTGCCTTCTCTACCTAGAATTTTTTAGCATAAATGCGCAGAGAAATGCTTTAGCCATTGCAGCCAACTGCTGCCAGAGCATTACTCCAGATGAATTCCACTTTGTGGCTGATTCTCTGCCTCTGTTGACTCAGCGACTCACACACcag GATAAGAAATCAGTTGAAAGCACTTGTCTCTGCTTTGCCAGACTGGTGGATAACTTTCAACATGAAGAG aacCTTCTGCAGGAGGTAGCATCACGGGACCTGTTGACCAATATTCAGCAGCTGTTGGTAGTGACCCCTCCTGTGCTCAGCTCGGGGATGTTCATCATGGTTGTGCGCATGTTTTCTCTTATGTGCTCTAACTGCCCCTGCCTGGCAGTGCAGCTTATGAAGCAGA ACATAGCAGAAACTCTGCGTTTCCTCTTGTGTGGTGTGTCAAATGGCAGCTGCCAGGAGCAGATTGAGCTGGTTCCCCGGAGCCCCCAAGAGCTCTATGAACTGACCTCTCTTATATG TGAGCTGATGCCCTGTTTGCCAAGAGAAGGCATCTTTGCAGTGGATGTAATGCTGAAGAAGGGCAGTGCCCAGACGACAGAGGGAGCCATCTGGCAGTGGAGGGACGACCGAGGACTGTGGCATCCTTACAACCGCATCGACAGCCGCATCATTGAG ACAGCTCACCAGAATGGGGAGGATGAGATCAGCTTGTCAACCCTGGGCCGAGTGTACACAATTGACTTCAACTCTATGCAGCAGATCAATGAAGACACAGGAACCGCACGCGGTATCCAGAGGAAACCTAATCCTCTTGCCAACCCTAATACAG GGAGTCACCAGGAGGTTCGTCGAGAAGATGCACGAGCCCAGTTGATGAAGGAGGACCCTGAGCTGGCCAAGTGCTTTATCAAAACTCTGTTTGGGGTTTTGTATGAGGTGTACAGCTCTTCAGCTGGCCCTGCCGTCAGACACAAGTGCCTTAGAGCCATCCTCAGGATCATCTACTTTGCGGACGCAGAGCTACTGAAGGATGTGCTGAGGAACCATGCTGTGTCCAG TCACATTGCCTCCATGCTATCCAGCCAGGACCTGAAGATTGTAGTGGGCTCTCTGCAGATGGCCGAGATCCTTATGCAGAAGCTGCCCGATGTCTTTAGTGTCTATTTCAGGAGAGAAG GTGTAATGCATCAGGTGAAGAACCTAGCGGAGTCCGAGAGTTTTCTAGTAACTAGTCCTCCTAAGGCTTGCCCTAGTGGTACTGCCAGTTTGTGCACTATCAGCACAGCATCTACCACATCTGCTAATAATGCAACTCCTGACCTGGGCTCACCCAGCTTCCAGCACAGCATGGACGACTCACTGGACCTCAGCCCACAGGG GCGGTTAAGTGATGTTCTAAAGAGAAAACGACTACCTAAAAGAGGGCCCAGACGACCCAAATACTCTCCACCAAGAGATGACGATAAAGTAGACAATCAGG CCAAGAGCCCTACCAGTACTCAGTCACCCAAATCTTCCTTCTTGGCCAGTCTGAATCCCAAGACCTGGGGTAAACTGGGTGCCCAGACTAACAATGCTAACTCAGAACCCTCACGCACAGCTGGGGTGAGTGGCCTGGCAAGGGCACCTCCCAAGGACACAATTTCAAATAACAG AGACAAAATAAAGGCATGGATCAAAGAGCAGGCAAGTAAATTTGTGGAGCGCTACTTCAACTCTGAAAACGTAGATGGCAGCAACCCTGCACTGAATGTACTCCAGAGACTTTGCACAGCCACTGAGCAGCTCAACCTGCAG GTGGATGGTGGTTTGGAGTGTCTGGTGGAGATCTCCAGTATTGTATCGGAATCTGATGTCTCATCTTTTGAGATCCAGCATAGTGGGCTGGTGAAGCAACTTCTGATCTACCTGACCTCTAACACAGACAGGGACTTGTTGAGTCGTGACATGCGGCTTAAAAGATTCCTCCATGTTTTTGCTGGATGTCCG GTTCCGGGTATGGAACCATTAGGTCGTGTAGACCCAGCAGAAAATGGGCCTTACTTGGCACTGGTGCACAAGATGAACAGCTGTCTGAGCCAAATGGAGCAATTCCCTGTCAAAGTGCATGACTTTCCCAGTGGCAATGGCAATGGCAGCCG GGGCTCTCAAGCTCTCAAGTTTTTCAATACACATCAGCTCAAGTGTCAACTCCAGAGGCACCCAGACTGCACAAACGTTAAACAGTGGAAAGGCGGCCCTGTGAAGATTGATCCTCTGGCTTTGGTGCAAGCCATCGAGCGATATCTAGTTGTCAGAG GCTATGGCCGAATTAGAGAAGAGGACgaagacagtgatgatgatggttcaGATGATGAAATAGATGAATCATTG GCGGCTCAGTTCCTTAATTCTGGTAGCGTGCGTCACAGACTACAGTTCTACATTGGTGACCACCTGCTACCATACAATATGACAGTATATCAGGCTGTACGCCAGTATAGTCTTCAGGCAGAAGAGGAAAGGGAGTCGACGGACGACGAGGCAAATCCACTTGGGCGAGCTGGCATCTGGaccaaaacacatacagtatg GTATAAACCAGTGAGAGAGGACGAGGATGGCAGCAAAGATGCAGTGGGTGGAAAGAGGGGTCGAGCCCAGACCGCGCCCACCAAAACCTCACCTCGCAACGCCAAGAAGCAGGATGAGCTGTGGCATG ATGGTGTATGTCCCAGCGTCACCAATCCCTTAGAGTCATACCTCACTTCGGAGCCACCAGAGACCATAACCTTTGATGACCCCTCTTTAGAGgtcaacctgctgctgagggTCCTGCACTCCATCAGTAGATACTGGTTCTATTTGTATGAT AATGCTGCATGTAAAGAAATCATAGCCACCAGTGAGTTCATTAACAGTAAGCTGACAGCCAAAGCCAACCGTCAGCTGCAGGACCCACTGGTCATTATGACGGGAAACATCCCTACTTGGCTTATTGAGCTTGGAAAAACCTG CCCGTTCTTCTTCCCCTTTGACACCCGGCAGATGTTGTTCTATGTAACTGCTTTTGATCGTGACCGAGCCATGCAACGCCTTCTGGATACAAATCCTGAGATCAACCAATCAGATTCTCAGGACAGCAGAGTTGCACCACGTCTTGATAGAAAAAAG AGGACGATAAACCGCGATGAGTTGCTAAAACAGGCCGAGTCTGTAATGCAGGACCTTGGAAGCTCCAGGGCAATGTTGGAGATTCAGTATGAGAACGAG GTCGGGACAGGTCTTGGCCCCACTTTGGAGTTCTACGCTCTGGTGTCTCAGGAGCTCCAGCGGGCGGATCTTGGCCTGTGGAGGGGTGAAGAAGTCACTCTTGCCAATCCCAAAG GAAGCCAAGAAGGAACCAAGTATATGTTTAGCTCCAGAGGACTGTTTGCTGTTCCCTTCGGCAGGACAACCAAACCAGCACACATAGCCAAAATCAAAATGAAGTTCCGTTTCTTAGGAAAGCTAATGGCCAAAGCCATTATGGACTTCAGATTG CTCGACCTTCCCTTGGGGCTGCCATTTTATAAGTGGATGCTACGGCATGAGGCGTCGATAAGCTCCCACGACCTAGTGAACATTGATCCTGGGGTGGCAAAGTCCATCCAACATCTGGAGGATATTATCCgccagaagaagaagctggaacAGGATCGCTCACAG ACAAGAGAGACCCTACAGCAGGCGCTGGAGAGCCTCAACATGAATGGCTGCTCAGTAGAGGATCTGGGTTTGGACTTTACCCTCCCAGGATTCCCAAACATTGAACTGAAAAAGGGTGGCAAAGATGTCCCAGTCACAATCTACAACCTGGAGGAGTACCTTAGG TTGGTGGTGTACTGGACTCTAAACGAAGGAGTGTCTCGACAGTTTGAATCCTTCAGGGAAGGGTTTGAGTCAGTCTTCCCCTTACATCACCTGCAGTATTTCTACCCAGAGGAG CTTGACCAGTTGCTGTGTGGAAGTAAATCAGAGACGTGGGATGTCAAGACCCTGATGGAGTGCTGTCGACCGGACCATGGATACACACATGACAG CCGTGCAGTTCGGTTCCTGTTTGAGGTTTTGAGCAGCTtcgatgcagagcagcagagactctTCCTGCAGTTTGTCACAGGAAGCCCAAGACTGCCTGTCGGAG GTTTCCGGAGCCTGAATCCCCCTCTGACGATTGTGAGGAAGACGTTCGAGTCGACGGAGAACCCGGACGACTTCCTCCCCTCAGTCATGACCTGCGTCAACTACCTGAAGCTGCCTGATTACTCCAGCATAGAGATCATGCGAGAGAAACTGTTGATTGCGGCTCGCGAGGGCCAGCAGTCGTTCCACCTTTCCTGA